In Bradyrhizobium sp. CCBAU 051011, the following are encoded in one genomic region:
- the purF gene encoding amidophosphoribosyltransferase has product MQNPSDPAGQLDLNHGIELQDDLEGDTLREECGVFGIFGHPEAAAITALGLHALQHRGQEAAGIVSFDGSRFHSERRLGLVGDTFSRREVIERLPGSMAVGHVRYSTTGATILRNVQPLFAELNAGGFAVGHNGNLTNGLTLRRELVKGGAMMQSTTDTEVILHLVAQSKRSRFIDRFIESLRAIEGAYALVALTNKKLIGARDPLGIRPLVLGDLDGRPILTSETCALDMIGAKYVRDIEPGEIIVFDETGANSHKPFPPKPPRPCIFEYIYFSRPDSIVGGRSVYDVRKAFGAQLARESHPDVDVVVPVPDSGVPAAVGYSQYSGVPFELGIIRNHYVGRTFIQPTQSVRELGVRMKHSANRAAIEGKRIILIDDSLVRGTTSKKIVRMMRDAGAREVHFRLASPPILYPDYYGIDLPDRGGLLAATHSLEEMREIIGADSLAFLSIDGMYRAMGEPGRDPANPKFSDHCFTGAYPTHLTDQTQVEPQPRQLSLLAEAS; this is encoded by the coding sequence ATGCAAAACCCTTCCGATCCCGCCGGCCAACTCGACCTGAATCACGGCATCGAGTTGCAGGACGATCTCGAAGGCGACACGCTACGCGAAGAATGCGGCGTGTTCGGCATTTTCGGCCACCCCGAGGCCGCCGCCATCACGGCGCTCGGACTACACGCTCTCCAGCATCGCGGCCAGGAAGCCGCCGGCATTGTCTCTTTCGACGGCAGCCGCTTCCATTCTGAACGCCGGCTCGGTCTCGTCGGCGATACCTTCTCCCGCCGCGAGGTGATCGAGCGCCTGCCCGGCAGCATGGCAGTCGGCCATGTCCGCTACTCCACCACCGGCGCCACTATCCTGCGCAACGTGCAGCCGCTGTTTGCCGAGCTCAATGCCGGCGGTTTCGCGGTCGGCCATAACGGCAACCTCACCAACGGCCTGACGCTGCGCCGCGAGCTGGTGAAGGGCGGCGCGATGATGCAGTCGACCACCGATACCGAAGTCATCCTGCATCTGGTGGCGCAATCCAAGCGCAGCCGTTTCATCGACCGCTTCATCGAGTCGCTGCGCGCGATCGAAGGCGCTTACGCGCTGGTCGCGCTGACCAACAAGAAGCTGATCGGCGCACGCGATCCGCTCGGCATCCGGCCGCTGGTGCTCGGCGATCTCGACGGCCGTCCGATCCTGACCTCGGAAACCTGTGCGCTCGACATGATCGGCGCCAAATATGTCCGCGACATCGAGCCCGGCGAGATCATCGTGTTCGACGAGACCGGCGCCAACAGCCACAAACCGTTCCCGCCGAAGCCGCCGCGGCCCTGCATCTTCGAGTACATCTATTTCTCACGGCCGGATTCCATCGTCGGCGGCCGCTCGGTATATGACGTTCGCAAAGCCTTCGGTGCACAGCTCGCACGCGAAAGCCATCCCGATGTCGACGTCGTGGTGCCGGTGCCCGACTCCGGCGTGCCCGCCGCCGTCGGTTACAGCCAGTATTCGGGCGTCCCCTTCGAACTCGGCATCATCCGCAACCACTACGTCGGCCGCACCTTCATCCAGCCGACCCAGAGCGTTCGCGAGCTCGGCGTGCGCATGAAGCATTCCGCCAACCGCGCCGCGATCGAAGGCAAGCGCATCATCCTGATCGACGATTCGCTGGTGCGCGGCACCACCTCGAAAAAGATCGTGCGCATGATGCGCGACGCCGGCGCGCGCGAGGTGCATTTCCGTCTCGCTTCGCCACCGATCCTCTATCCCGATTATTATGGCATCGATCTGCCGGACCGCGGCGGCCTGCTCGCCGCGACCCACTCGCTGGAAGAGATGCGCGAGATCATCGGCGCGGATTCGCTAGCGTTCCTGTCGATCGACGGCATGTACCGCGCCATGGGCGAACCGGGCCGCGATCCCGCCAATCCAAAATTCTCCGACCACTGCTTCACTGGCGCCTACCCGACCCACCTCACCGACCAGACCCAGGTCGAGCCGCAGCCCCGGCAATTGTCGCTGCTGGCGGAGGCAAGCTAA
- a CDS encoding CvpA family protein, with the protein MPVTILDLVLLGVMLISGLLAMVRGFMREILSIAAWGAAALVTLYAFSKLMPSAKAYFGSDTIATVVVVAGTFIGTLIVVSVITVRISDMILDSRIGALDRTLGFLFGLGRGLLIVVVAFLFFSWLVPDKQRPDWITGAKSRVVLQGTGDWLMSLLPDDPENTILKRFKKNKPEDDQTDADQAAPGSGDGYSKPARDSLKKQIEKSTGR; encoded by the coding sequence ATGCCCGTAACGATACTCGATCTCGTCCTGCTCGGTGTGATGCTGATTTCGGGCCTGCTCGCCATGGTGCGCGGCTTCATGCGCGAAATCCTGTCGATCGCGGCCTGGGGCGCGGCGGCGCTGGTGACACTGTATGCCTTCTCGAAGCTGATGCCGTCCGCCAAGGCCTATTTCGGCAGCGATACGATCGCGACCGTGGTGGTCGTGGCCGGCACCTTCATCGGCACCCTGATCGTGGTCTCCGTCATCACGGTGCGAATCTCGGACATGATCCTGGATTCCCGGATCGGCGCGCTGGATCGCACGCTCGGATTCCTGTTCGGCCTCGGCCGCGGCCTCCTGATCGTGGTGGTCGCTTTCCTGTTCTTTAGTTGGCTGGTCCCGGACAAGCAGCGGCCGGACTGGATCACCGGTGCAAAATCCCGGGTCGTCCTGCAGGGAACCGGGGATTGGTTAATGTCGCTCTTGCCGGATGACCCCGAGAACACCATCTTAAAACGATTCAAGAAGAATAAACCGGAAGACGACCAAACTGACGCCGACCAGGCAGCCCCTGGGTCCGGCGATGGCTACAGTAAACCTGCCCGTGACAGCCTTAAAAAGCAGATCGAGAAATCCACGGGCCGCTAA
- the radA gene encoding DNA repair protein RadA: MAKSTLSFVCQNCGAAYNRWQGKCDSCGEWNTLSEEDTTGATSMPVSVRSRRKGRTFALESLTGKSNDAPRLSSGMTELDRVTGGGFVRGSVLLVGGDPGIGKSTLLTQATSMLARAGHRAVYISGEEAVAQVRLRAERLGLADAPVQLAAETSVEDIVSTLSEGAVPRLIVIDSIQTMWTDTVESAPGTVTQVRASAQALIRFAKKSGAAIILVGHVTKDGQIAGPRVVEHMVDAVLSFEGEGSQHFRILRAMKNRFGPTDEIGVFEMTGLGLREVSNPSELFLSERDLGSPGTAVFAGIEGTRPVLVELQALVAPTTLGTPRRAVVGWDPSRLSMVLAVLEAHCGVKLSGYDVYLNVAGGLRIQEPAADLAAAAALVSSLVNAPLPTDAVYFGEISLSGAVRPVAQTSARLKEAAKLGFGRAVLPESARGEIGNDGGLALNSVGGLTSLVAEIAARGTPRGNRETNREGVTEKNATPSRFRRENS; encoded by the coding sequence ATGGCCAAATCCACCCTCTCCTTCGTCTGCCAGAACTGCGGCGCTGCTTATAATCGCTGGCAGGGCAAGTGCGACTCCTGCGGCGAGTGGAACACGCTGAGCGAGGAGGACACGACCGGCGCGACCTCGATGCCGGTCTCGGTCCGCTCGCGGCGCAAGGGCCGGACGTTTGCGCTGGAATCGCTGACCGGCAAGAGCAATGACGCCCCGCGCCTGTCCTCCGGCATGACCGAGCTCGACCGCGTCACCGGCGGCGGCTTTGTCCGCGGCTCCGTGCTGCTGGTCGGCGGCGACCCCGGCATCGGCAAGTCGACGCTGCTGACGCAGGCCACCAGCATGTTGGCGCGCGCAGGCCACCGCGCGGTCTATATTTCGGGCGAAGAGGCGGTGGCCCAGGTGCGGCTGCGCGCCGAACGGCTGGGGCTGGCGGATGCGCCGGTGCAGCTCGCCGCAGAAACCTCGGTCGAGGACATCGTCTCGACGCTGTCGGAAGGCGCGGTGCCGCGCCTGATCGTGATCGATTCGATCCAGACCATGTGGACCGACACGGTGGAGTCGGCGCCCGGGACGGTAACGCAGGTTCGCGCCTCGGCGCAGGCGCTTATTCGTTTCGCCAAGAAATCCGGTGCGGCGATCATCCTGGTCGGACACGTCACCAAGGACGGCCAGATCGCAGGCCCCCGCGTGGTCGAGCACATGGTCGACGCGGTGCTGTCGTTCGAGGGCGAAGGCTCGCAGCATTTCCGCATTTTGCGCGCGATGAAGAATCGTTTTGGGCCGACCGACGAGATCGGGGTGTTCGAGATGACGGGCCTCGGCCTGCGCGAGGTCTCCAACCCTTCCGAATTGTTCCTCTCTGAACGGGACCTTGGCAGCCCGGGCACCGCTGTCTTTGCCGGGATCGAAGGCACCCGCCCCGTTCTGGTGGAATTACAGGCCTTGGTGGCGCCGACCACGCTGGGCACCCCCCGGCGGGCCGTGGTGGGCTGGGATCCGAGCCGGCTGTCGATGGTGCTGGCGGTGCTGGAGGCCCATTGCGGGGTCAAATTGTCCGGCTACGACGTCTATCTGAACGTGGCGGGCGGCCTGCGAATCCAGGAGCCCGCGGCCGACCTCGCGGCGGCAGCCGCCCTGGTTTCGTCGTTGGTAAACGCGCCGTTACCAACGGATGCGGTCTATTTCGGCGAGATTTCGCTCTCCGGCGCGGTCCGGCCGGTGGCGCAGACCTCGGCGCGCTTGAAAGAGGCCGCCAAACTGGGCTTTGGACGCGCCGTTCTGCCCGAATCGGCCCGTGGCGAGATCGGCAACGATGGAGGTCTGGCGCTGAACAGCGTCGGCGGACTGACCAGCCTGGTTGCCGAAATCGCGGCACGCGGAACGCCAAGAGGCAACAGGGAGACCAATCGCGAGGGTGTGACGGAGAAAAATGCCACACCGTCGCGATTCCGTCGTGAAAACAGCTAA
- a CDS encoding adenylate/guanylate cyclase domain-containing protein codes for MVETADAPYLGDQRTGRNEARQDTLKFAEAALIDSKREGLLLAVRARWVALAVTAVTLPIINPNWDVIYYVLMLGFFALIGWAQLKVGKVGRSPIEVFLIICDLALLTFLSVVPNPWSDANWPVGMQFRFDSFIYFFIFLATATLAYSWRTVVAMGGWTAALWAIAVGWAYLQPESHAALSARVKEAIGADIRMFEILDPSSIGFGARFQQVTVFIIVAAILALAVRRSNALLISHAGIERERANLARYFSPNVVNELSGNDEPLTRVRTQDVAVLFADIVGFTAYADGRDPNEVINTLRQFHERMEREVFQHGGTLDKYLGDGLMATFGTPFAGDSDALNALRCARGMIASIAELNGERMNRNEPPIQVSVGLHYGQVVLGDIGLNRLEFAVIGTTVNAASRLEALTREFGCAIVVSDALVQQARTETNQSSADFALLVEQPAQSIRGLEQPVGIWTCAGTPS; via the coding sequence ATGGTGGAAACTGCTGATGCCCCCTATCTGGGCGACCAGCGAACCGGACGAAACGAAGCCCGGCAAGACACCCTGAAATTCGCGGAAGCCGCCCTTATCGACAGCAAGCGCGAGGGCCTGCTGCTCGCTGTCCGGGCCCGCTGGGTCGCGCTGGCGGTCACGGCCGTTACCCTGCCGATCATCAATCCGAACTGGGACGTGATCTACTACGTCCTGATGCTGGGATTCTTCGCCCTGATCGGCTGGGCCCAACTCAAGGTCGGCAAGGTCGGGCGTTCGCCGATCGAGGTTTTCCTGATCATCTGCGATCTCGCGCTGCTGACCTTCCTCAGCGTCGTACCCAATCCCTGGAGCGACGCTAACTGGCCAGTCGGGATGCAATTCCGGTTCGACAGCTTCATCTATTTCTTCATTTTCCTTGCCACCGCCACCCTCGCCTATTCGTGGCGAACAGTCGTCGCAATGGGCGGGTGGACCGCTGCCCTGTGGGCCATTGCCGTCGGCTGGGCCTACCTGCAGCCGGAAAGCCATGCCGCGCTGTCGGCGCGTGTCAAGGAAGCCATTGGCGCCGATATTCGCATGTTCGAGATCCTCGATCCCTCGTCGATCGGCTTCGGCGCCCGCTTCCAGCAAGTAACGGTGTTCATTATCGTGGCTGCGATCCTAGCGCTGGCGGTGCGCCGCTCGAATGCGCTCCTGATCAGCCACGCCGGGATCGAACGCGAACGCGCCAATCTGGCGCGCTATTTTTCGCCCAACGTCGTCAACGAACTGTCGGGCAATGACGAGCCGCTCACGCGGGTTCGCACCCAGGACGTTGCGGTGTTGTTTGCAGATATCGTGGGGTTCACCGCTTACGCCGATGGACGAGACCCGAACGAGGTCATCAATACGCTGCGACAATTCCATGAGCGAATGGAAAGAGAAGTGTTCCAGCACGGCGGAACGCTCGACAAGTATCTCGGCGATGGCCTGATGGCCACGTTCGGCACGCCGTTCGCCGGCGATTCCGACGCGCTGAACGCCTTGCGTTGCGCGAGGGGCATGATCGCCTCGATTGCCGAGTTGAACGGAGAGCGGATGAATCGCAACGAGCCACCGATCCAGGTCAGCGTCGGATTGCACTACGGGCAAGTCGTGCTGGGCGACATCGGCCTCAACCGGCTCGAATTCGCCGTGATCGGCACCACCGTGAATGCGGCGAGCCGGCTCGAGGCGCTGACCCGCGAATTCGGCTGCGCCATCGTGGTCAGCGACGCGCTGGTCCAGCAGGCCCGTACCGAAACGAACCAGTCGAGTGCCGACTTCGCGTTGCTCGTCGAGCAGCCAGCGCAAAGCATTCGTGGGCTTGAGCAACCGGTTGGCATATGGACTTGTGCGGGCACCCCTTCCTGA
- a CDS encoding prohibitin family protein, which yields MPRGIIGAIVVIAIIAAGSWYTVDQTERGVKLRYGAVIGTAQPGLGFKVPLIDSVEKVSVKTFTYAWDKMNSYSYDQQPADLKISVTLRASPDKVADLYAKFSGLDTAVKQVVSPAVNQQVKIVFGRYTAVKAIQERGALNSAIKDAITASLKDDSMITIESVQLENIEFSANYLHSIEQRMLAEVEVQKLQQNAEREKVQAQITVTQATAKANAVRAEAQAAADALRLNGEARATNIRITGEAEAAAIEARAKALGTNPNLVTLVQAERWNGVLPTTMVPGSAVPFVSVK from the coding sequence ATGCCCAGGGGAATCATCGGCGCCATCGTCGTCATTGCCATCATCGCCGCGGGAAGCTGGTACACCGTCGATCAGACCGAGCGCGGCGTGAAGCTGCGCTATGGCGCGGTCATCGGCACCGCGCAGCCGGGCCTGGGCTTCAAGGTCCCGCTGATCGACAGCGTCGAGAAAGTCAGCGTCAAGACCTTCACCTATGCCTGGGACAAGATGAACTCATATTCCTACGACCAGCAGCCCGCCGATCTCAAGATCAGCGTCACCCTGCGCGCCTCGCCGGACAAGGTGGCCGACCTCTACGCCAAGTTCAGCGGCCTCGACACCGCGGTCAAACAGGTCGTCAGCCCGGCCGTGAACCAGCAGGTCAAGATCGTGTTCGGCCGCTACACCGCCGTGAAGGCGATTCAGGAGCGTGGCGCGCTCAATTCCGCGATCAAGGACGCCATCACGGCGTCGCTGAAAGACGACTCCATGATTACGATCGAGAGCGTCCAGCTCGAAAACATCGAATTCAGCGCAAACTATCTGCACTCGATCGAGCAGCGCATGCTGGCCGAGGTCGAGGTGCAGAAGCTGCAGCAGAACGCCGAGCGCGAAAAGGTGCAGGCGCAGATCACCGTGACGCAGGCGACCGCCAAGGCCAACGCCGTCCGCGCCGAGGCGCAGGCCGCCGCCGATGCGCTGCGGCTGAACGGCGAGGCGCGGGCGACCAATATCAGGATCACCGGCGAAGCTGAAGCCGCCGCCATCGAGGCCCGCGCCAAGGCGCTCGGCACCAACCCCAACCTCGTGACGCTCGTGCAGGCCGAACGCTGGAACGGCGTGCTGCCGACCACGATGGTGCCGGGCTCGGCCGTGCCGTTCGTGTCGGTGAAATAA
- a CDS encoding sulfite exporter TauE/SafE family protein, whose protein sequence is MGFLFVLIVGLLAGTISGIVGTGSSIMLMPVLVYQYGPKEAVPIMAVAAVMANFSRILAWWREVDWRACLAYSATGIPAAALGARTLLVLPSHAVDITIGLFLIAMVPVRHWLARHQLKAQLWHLAIGGAVIGYLTGIVVSTGPLSVPLFLFYGLTKGAFLATEAASSLGLYLSKSVTFERFGALTPDIALKGLIAGSSLMFGAFVAKRFVLHLQPDVFRLLMDGIMLAAGLTLLWTAFA, encoded by the coding sequence TTGGGCTTCCTTTTTGTCCTTATTGTCGGCCTGCTCGCCGGCACGATCTCCGGCATTGTCGGCACCGGCTCGTCGATCATGCTGATGCCGGTATTGGTCTATCAATACGGGCCGAAGGAAGCGGTGCCGATCATGGCGGTGGCGGCCGTGATGGCGAACTTCTCGCGCATCCTCGCCTGGTGGCGCGAGGTCGACTGGCGCGCCTGCCTTGCCTATTCGGCCACGGGGATTCCCGCCGCCGCGCTTGGCGCGCGAACGTTGCTCGTGCTGCCCTCGCACGCCGTCGATATCACGATCGGGTTGTTTCTCATCGCGATGGTGCCGGTGCGGCATTGGCTCGCCCGCCATCAGCTCAAGGCACAGCTCTGGCACCTTGCGATCGGTGGCGCGGTCATCGGCTATCTCACCGGCATCGTGGTATCGACCGGCCCGCTCAGCGTGCCGCTGTTTCTGTTTTACGGGCTGACCAAGGGCGCCTTCCTCGCCACCGAAGCCGCCAGCTCGCTCGGACTCTATTTGAGCAAGTCGGTCACGTTCGAACGCTTCGGCGCGCTGACGCCGGATATCGCGCTGAAAGGCCTGATCGCCGGCTCCTCGCTTATGTTCGGCGCCTTTGTCGCCAAGCGTTTCGTGCTGCATCTTCAGCCCGACGTCTTTCGGCTATTGATGGATGGCATCATGCTGGCCGCCGGTCTCACCCTGCTGTGGACCGCTTTTGCGTAA
- a CDS encoding adenylate/guanylate cyclase domain-containing protein: MQQSFICKGCWEQMHVPVPLRGVVSAPFRAFGIRPSRMNPNTCTICELMFTKVMRARKITIDATIMFADLRGYTSLSQSQSPDAVSGLLDAFYDECANAIWEHEGLLNKTIGDAVMAVFNFPLKREQHARNAVLAARDIQANWRDRRESLVQAHGLSSSDLGIGIGIHTGELSFGEFGRSHRDLTAIGTVVNTASRAQSVAEADQILVTKAVFDRAQPDLKGSSSKAFQLKGFDAPVELYAA; the protein is encoded by the coding sequence CTGCAACAATCGTTCATCTGCAAGGGATGCTGGGAGCAGATGCATGTGCCGGTGCCGCTTCGCGGCGTGGTCTCGGCGCCATTTCGTGCGTTCGGCATTCGTCCAAGCCGGATGAATCCCAATACCTGCACGATCTGCGAGCTGATGTTCACGAAGGTAATGCGGGCCCGCAAGATCACTATCGACGCCACCATCATGTTTGCCGATCTGCGCGGCTACACCAGCCTGTCGCAGTCGCAATCGCCGGACGCGGTTTCCGGACTGCTCGACGCGTTCTACGATGAATGCGCCAACGCGATCTGGGAGCACGAGGGACTTCTTAACAAGACCATCGGCGACGCCGTGATGGCGGTCTTCAATTTTCCCTTGAAGCGGGAGCAGCACGCCAGAAACGCCGTGCTCGCCGCCCGCGATATCCAGGCCAACTGGCGCGATCGGCGCGAGAGCCTTGTCCAGGCGCACGGTCTCTCTTCCAGCGATCTCGGAATTGGCATCGGCATCCATACGGGCGAACTCAGCTTCGGCGAGTTCGGTCGCTCGCATCGCGACCTGACGGCAATCGGCACCGTCGTCAACACCGCCTCGCGGGCCCAGTCGGTGGCCGAAGCCGACCAGATCCTGGTGACGAAAGCCGTGTTTGACCGCGCCCAACCGGATTTGAAAGGCAGCTCTTCGAAAGCATTCCAGCTCAAGGGGTTCGACGCACCGGTTGAGTTGTACGCTGCCTAG
- a CDS encoding cupin domain-containing protein — protein MDAVTKGAQTADTHSHLVRPDSMEWQKTRFPGCEAKTLLFDRKTGLMTALMRFAPGAVLPDHEHVNIEQTYVLEGSLVDKEGPAQGIECKAGEFIWREEGSRHVAWCPQGGLMLAIFQVPNKFFEADGRVIDAAGEDWDAAWGHTRKG, from the coding sequence ATGGACGCCGTGACGAAGGGCGCGCAGACCGCAGACACGCATTCCCATCTGGTCCGTCCCGACAGCATGGAATGGCAGAAGACCCGTTTTCCCGGTTGCGAGGCCAAGACGCTGCTGTTCGATCGCAAGACCGGCCTGATGACCGCGCTGATGCGGTTCGCGCCGGGCGCCGTGTTGCCCGACCACGAACACGTCAACATCGAGCAGACCTACGTCCTCGAAGGCTCGCTCGTCGACAAGGAAGGTCCAGCGCAGGGCATCGAATGCAAGGCCGGCGAATTCATCTGGCGTGAGGAAGGCAGCCGACACGTTGCGTGGTGTCCACAGGGCGGGCTGATGCTCGCGATCTTCCAGGTGCCGAACAAGTTCTTCGAGGCCGATGGCCGCGTCATCGATGCTGCGGGCGAAGACTGGGACGCGGCGTGGGGGCACACACGAAAGGGCTGA
- a CDS encoding spermidine synthase, whose protein sequence is MSLFHASGRILPGRDRQATDIRLLPLLYGLTLFVSALLLFSIQPMFAKMVLPKLGGAPAVWSVAMVFFQTTLLAGYAYAHVLNRLLGSRRAAMLHLALVGLTAMALPIAVAPGWSAPPPDGTALWLFGLFAISIGLPFFTLSASAPLLQSWFAASGHRQAGNPYVLYAASNLGSFAALFAYPVAIEPFLTLKAQTAAWSFGFALFVLLLAVTSLFTSGAARVAVHAPPPDEVHANAIERMRWVALAAVPSGLVIAVTAHLTTDIAAAPFLWVVPLAIYLLTFVAAFRERPWIAHANVVRFVPFAVAPLAVSLIGGEKVFWVTMIALNLVAFALLTLMCHGELYGRRPSAQRLTEFYLCTSFGGVIGGAFAGLLAPQIFNGNYEYPILVALAVLCMPGFFAGGIRKAATELWPWLLPSAVLALIWYFTRLPLSATLELPFQVVLVLLAAAMLFLRQRLMCFFALVVLSFTVTGLWRPGIAPIETARSFFGVHRVAELSEGRVRILYHGTTIHGAQRLRNEHGTLVGGSPRPLTYYYPEGPLAEAINAARAAHGALGRVAVVGLGTGSLACHRKAGEHWTFFEIDPEVIRIARDPHLFSFLSSCAADAPVVAGDARLTLEASPGRYDLIVLDAFSSDSIPAHLLTREALAGYLAKLSPRGVIVAHISNRYLDLTPVVANVARSQGLVSFLREDDSAGDFMTTFVSNARVVAMARAAGDIGSVAEKWTVLHPDSNSALWTDDYSNILGLMLRRKFGG, encoded by the coding sequence ATGTCGCTCTTCCATGCTTCGGGCCGGATATTGCCTGGCCGCGATCGGCAGGCGACAGACATCCGGCTGTTACCTCTGCTCTACGGGCTGACGCTGTTCGTCTCGGCGCTGCTTCTGTTCTCGATCCAGCCGATGTTTGCGAAGATGGTGCTGCCGAAACTTGGCGGCGCGCCGGCTGTGTGGTCGGTCGCGATGGTGTTCTTTCAAACGACCCTGCTGGCAGGTTATGCCTACGCTCATGTGCTGAACCGCCTGCTAGGGTCTCGCCGAGCTGCGATGCTCCATCTGGCACTGGTCGGACTCACGGCGATGGCGTTGCCGATTGCCGTCGCGCCGGGATGGTCTGCGCCGCCACCGGACGGGACGGCGCTTTGGCTGTTTGGACTGTTTGCGATCTCGATCGGCCTTCCATTCTTCACGCTGTCAGCCAGCGCGCCGCTGCTGCAAAGTTGGTTTGCCGCGAGTGGACACAGGCAGGCGGGCAATCCCTACGTGCTCTACGCCGCGTCCAATCTCGGTTCGTTTGCCGCTCTGTTCGCTTATCCCGTCGCCATCGAGCCGTTCCTGACGCTCAAGGCGCAAACCGCGGCCTGGTCGTTCGGATTTGCGCTGTTTGTCCTGCTTCTGGCCGTCACCAGCCTGTTCACCTCTGGCGCAGCACGGGTCGCCGTGCATGCCCCGCCGCCAGATGAGGTGCATGCGAATGCGATAGAACGAATGCGCTGGGTCGCGCTCGCAGCGGTGCCATCCGGCCTCGTTATCGCGGTCACAGCGCACCTGACGACCGACATTGCTGCCGCGCCGTTCCTGTGGGTGGTTCCGCTGGCGATATATCTGCTCACCTTCGTCGCCGCGTTTCGCGAAAGGCCGTGGATCGCCCATGCCAATGTGGTCCGATTTGTTCCTTTCGCCGTGGCGCCGCTCGCGGTGAGCCTGATCGGTGGCGAGAAGGTGTTCTGGGTGACGATGATCGCCCTCAACCTCGTCGCGTTCGCGCTCCTGACGCTGATGTGTCATGGCGAACTCTATGGGCGCCGTCCAAGCGCGCAGCGGCTGACGGAGTTTTACCTTTGCACTTCGTTCGGCGGGGTGATTGGCGGAGCGTTTGCGGGCCTGCTGGCGCCGCAGATATTCAACGGCAATTACGAATATCCGATCCTCGTAGCGCTGGCGGTGCTGTGCATGCCAGGATTCTTCGCCGGCGGCATCCGCAAGGCAGCGACTGAACTTTGGCCGTGGCTTCTGCCTAGCGCGGTCCTGGCACTCATTTGGTATTTCACTCGGCTGCCGTTATCTGCGACCCTGGAGCTGCCGTTTCAAGTGGTGCTCGTGCTGCTGGCGGCCGCGATGTTGTTTCTGCGGCAGCGGCTGATGTGCTTCTTCGCACTCGTGGTCCTAAGTTTTACCGTCACCGGCCTGTGGCGCCCCGGAATAGCGCCGATCGAAACGGCCCGTAGTTTCTTCGGCGTCCACAGGGTGGCCGAACTTTCCGAGGGCAGGGTTCGTATCCTCTATCACGGCACCACGATCCATGGCGCTCAGCGGCTGCGCAACGAGCACGGAACGCTGGTGGGTGGCTCGCCGAGGCCGCTGACCTACTACTACCCGGAAGGTCCGCTGGCCGAAGCGATCAATGCCGCCCGCGCCGCCCATGGTGCTCTCGGGCGTGTCGCCGTGGTCGGGCTCGGTACGGGATCGCTGGCCTGCCATCGCAAAGCCGGGGAGCACTGGACCTTTTTCGAGATCGATCCGGAAGTGATCCGCATCGCGCGGGATCCGCATCTTTTTTCGTTCTTGTCGAGTTGCGCGGCCGATGCACCGGTCGTCGCCGGCGATGCGCGACTGACGCTGGAGGCCTCGCCCGGCCGTTATGACCTGATCGTTCTGGATGCTTTTTCGTCCGATAGCATCCCGGCGCATCTGCTGACGCGCGAAGCGCTGGCGGGATATCTCGCGAAACTCTCGCCCCGCGGCGTGATCGTCGCGCATATTTCCAACCGCTACCTCGATCTCACCCCCGTGGTGGCCAACGTCGCCCGGTCCCAAGGGCTGGTCAGCTTCCTTCGTGAGGATGACAGTGCGGGCGATTTCATGACGACATTCGTGTCCAATGCCCGGGTCGTCGCAATGGCGCGCGCAGCCGGAGATATCGGAAGCGTCGCGGAAAAATGGACCGTGTTGCATCCGGATTCCAACAGCGCGTTGTGGACGGATGACTATTCCAACATTCTGGGCCTCATGCTGCGCCGGAAATTCGGCGGGTAG